ATTCAGGACACGCTCATCGATAGTGTCGGGGACGCTATCGTTGATCAACTTCGCCAACACCAATCCATCTTTGCATTCATCGAACATTTCGAAGGTGTCTGTTGGAAACGGCAAAAGATGGCCAATATCTGGATCACCGGCAAGGATAGCATTAATGTGCCTTGTGAACTCGGTTCTTTCATCTTCGTTGATTGTATGCGTGACGTTCGCGGAAGAACCTTGGACCTGAATTCTACCACCAACACTACCCTTGGAAACGTGCCTAGACGGGGCTGCCCCATTTCCTTGGGCAGCGTGAGTAGGGCCAGAAGGTTTGTCCTGTAATGAAACCGAACGCAGTTTGGAGATGAGCTGATAGAGCGTTAGTTATCCTTGCCTAATAAGTTGGGGGTACCGAATACAAACATCCACATAATCTTCAAGTTCCACCCGACGCGAACTATCAAGCTCAACCTCCTTTAGAGCTTGACGCACCACATCATATGGTTGCCGCTCAGATTGTTGGGTAGCTTTGATGACAGTGGCCTCATCCAGGTAGCCTTTGTCATCAGGATCTAGCTTCCTAAATGCATCTTGAAAGGTGAAGATTTCGCTTTGATCAAAGTGTGGATACTTTCTGGATGGATAAGACAGTTAGAAGACAACCAGGCACTGTGATGTACAATACAGTGTAGGAACCCAACACAAAACCACCGCAGCCCTGCAAGGAGAAACGTACCGTTGAAGTTTGAGTACATtcattttttctttctttctcaaaACTCAACGTTGTCACTGGGCTGATGTCGAGACCTGTACTGTATGCCACAGACAAAAAGGAGAAGGTAGCCTGATCTCAGAAAAGAGCAATCTGTGGCAGGGAACGGACAGATTGTCAGAGGAAAAATAAAATTGTGGCAGGATGACGAAGCGCGCTATAGTACTGCCTGGAGTGGGAAGTGCTGTGTACGGAGGTTTGTCGAGGCAGCCGTGACTACGGAGTAATAGATGGAGCAAGAGTGGGGTTGTTTGTTCCCGGGTAGTGGTACGTATTGAGTACACACGCTCAGACGGGATAGTTTGGCAGCTTTGATGATCAAATCTGTTGAGGAATATTAAACTGATGAATATAAAGACTCACTTATTTATGCAAAATGACATATCTATTCTTCGGAGATTGATAAAATACTACGATACATATCtaagtacttgtactcgCACAGTGGAAAGGGGTATTGTTCTGACGATGACGCATTGGTATGTGGCTTCCACTGCCTGATGATGTCGACCCGCCACTTTTCTGAACTGACCTGACTAAGAATGCCAACACTGGTAGTTACAAGAGTATCAGCGTAAGAGTGTGACTTGGTAAGCCCGCATCTAACTATAGATCCAATTGGCTCATATTGTTATTCCTGCTACTCTACCTTTATAACAGAAGTCTATGGGAAGCGATTGACCAACTACTAATTCTGTATGGATATGCAAATACGAAATAGCTCTCTTGTATCTCGACGTTACTCCTCGCCATAAGCACCCTCTTTCTTGACCGAAGGCCCTGCGTGCGGTTCTGATGCAGACAAGCGGAACTCGAATTGTTGATGCGATTTTTAGTTTTCGACTCTTGGTCCAAAAGGCAATCCCTACATTTCATAATTCTCGCATTTTCATACCCCCGTGCCTCCCATCAAACGGGAACGTTAACCTTCTGAATCGTCAAACATATCGAAGCTCAATGACTTCGGCGAACGTGAAGGACTCGCCCTCGGCAAGAACTCCTTGGAGCAATTCTGGGAGTTCGATACCTACACCTACCCCAGATCACTCTGCGAAACAAGATGTTCTACAACGATCAAAGGGAGAGGATCATATTGTCACACACAGGCATAGGTTAAGCCTACGTTTTTACCCAAAAGATTGCCCACCTTTAAAAGTAAGGTGGTTCTATGCAGTTGATTCGCCCAAGCGAAAACCGACATTATCCGATCAAAGAGGGAGAAGTGCGAAGCCTTTACCCTTACCCAAGAAGTTTGTGCCATTCTCGGTCAAGGATTCTCAATCCATTGAAGTCGCATTTCAAAAACTTTCCGAAATCGAAACTGAACGCGAGCATATCCAATATACACATCCTACCGGCAGGGTGCAAGGCAGTTCAGTGAAGGTACCTGTCAACGAAGACTACCTTTTCGATGTGGACGTCGAAAAAAGGGAACTGGGTCCGGCGTATTGGGAAGGCCCAGTGTATGAGGTTCGACGCGGAACGTGGTTTTTCCAAGAGGGATCAACGCTTAAACCATGTAACGAAACGCTCGCCACCCAGCTTGAGGAGGGGTATCTCAAAGTGAAGCCATGGCGCTTCGACGACTTACATGAATCGTCAACCCGCCAATCGACGTCTTCGGCAAAGCATGAGCATGATAAATTCAGCACGAAAAGAGGTTCCAACCTGGATTCAAGTTCATTGCAGTCAACAGAAACCGATGTTGCTCGGGGTCGTGCTGAAAAGTCGGGGCATGCTACTGCTATTTCTTCCAACGAATCCCCGAGCTATCGTTTGTTCGGTGCTTACATGAATAGCATAGTTACATACCAGGATTCTACAACAGCATTGTTAACCAACGATGATTTCATGTCCCGCGTGAGCACCACTGTCTATCAAACACTTGGTGGTATCCCAGGCACTAAGGTAGTACGCGGTTTCAGCGAGGCCcgaaagcaaaaagaaaattcAGAAACACGCGACTGCCCGGAGCGAAAGGCGTTCGAAGACCCATCTTTTAACGTAACCGAAAAATCTTCAACAAATTTCTTGCATAAGCATGAATCCGCGGCTTTTCAACCGGATCAAAGCGAGAACATCTCCGAACAAAGCCCAAGATCCACTTTAGAGCGGCAGATGTCATCACTTGCTGGCGAACCACAGAATGCAGCTGAGCTAGAGGAACAAGCTCGtaagcaagaagaaaaggaaatggaGGACTCGAGGGAGGTGGAAAATGAAGATAGGGAGCGTACCGTTGACCATCTTATATTGGTAACACATGGTATTGGGCAGCGACTGGGGCTGCGTTTGGAGAGCATCAACTTTATACATGATGTCAATGTCTTGCGGAAGACAATGAAAAGCGTGTATAAAGCCTCACCAGATCTCCAAGCTTTGAATTCTGCATATCCGGATCATGCTACAAATTGCCGAATTCAAGTATTACCTGTGTAAGCAAGCCCTGCATCGTCCACCTAATCTCCCCGATACTTCTTAGATTCCCTTTCACGGCAGACTATCGCTGGTATTCATTGACGTGCTGATATCAGTTTAGATGTTGGAGGCATTTACTGGATTTCCCTTATCGTGGTGTTAGGCAGAATCGCAAGGAACTTGATCTCGCCGATGCCGACGCCCCTGAAGATGACATCTACCCAAGTTTAAATGACATCACGCTTGAGAGTGTGCCTGCAGTTCGAAATCTCATATCCGATTTGGCAATGGACGTATTGTTGTATCAAAGCGAATATTGCGAACACATTGCTGTCATAGTTCAGCAGGAATGTAACCGGATACTTGAGCTTTTCAAGAAGCGTAACCCGTCTTTTAGGGGCTCAGTGAGTCTCTGTGGACATTCGCTTGGGAGCGCGATCCTCTTTGATATTCTGTGTCACCAGCCGTCCAAATCGCTTGAACGAACAAATGCAGGGACTCAAAGAGGAACTACGCCATATCCACGTCGGGATTACCCATTGGACTTTGAATGCGAAGAATTCTTTTGTTTAGGGTCCCCAATCGCGCTATTCCAGATGTTGAAAGGCAGGACTATCGCCGGAAGAAATACAACGAGCATCACCAAGAGCTCCGGGAGGCCAATTAATACTGAAGATAATCTTGGATCTTTCGGCTCATCGACTTCCCCTTCCATTCATTCTACAGGAAGTGGCTTTAGCGAAAGATGCtcgatatcctcctccccgaAATGCCGACAATTATATAACATCTTCCATCCGTCTGATCCTGTGAGCTATCGTATTGAACCACTTATATCACCAGCAATGTCGTCACTCAAGCCACAGCCTTTGCCGTCTGTCAAGAAAAGTCTTTGGGCAGCGTCAGGACAGAGTCTCTCAATTATCGGTACCCGTGTGGGCCAAAGCGTCGGGTCTTTGTGGTCCAACTTCACATCCGGCGTTGCGAGCAGCCTGCTAAATCGCAGCCTAGGTTTAAATTCCGAGGAAATACCTTCAAATGCGGGTGCTCAATCTCAATCTTCACCAGCAGCCGACCCTTCCAAAGCTAACACAGACACCGACTCTTCCCACAGATATGTGAATCGACCTCGAACATTAATAGAACCGGACTTGGAGACCCTTTATGATGGCTttcagaaagagagaagcAGCCGAGGCGAGTCCTCTCAAACTTCAACGGGCGATGACGCTACTTGTTATCCGGACCTTGAGGAACGTGCGAGGAAATTGAAAATCGAGGACGCTAAAGTGAGAGCATTAAATACCAATGGTCGTGTTGATTACAGTGTGCAAGAGTAAGAACGCGCTTTGACTTTTTGATTACTGGTGCTAATTATCCAACGCAGAGGAGCATTCGATATCTCTTTGATTGCTAGTATTGCAAGTCATCTTACATATTGGGCAGATGAAGATGTGAATCATTTTATACTCTCACAGGTATTGTCAAGGAAGAATCTATATTGATTATAGAATCGGGCGCGCCATGTATCTATGCCAGGGAGAATTCCGCCACTTACGGGACCAGGACTAAAACGTATATTCAACTCACATTGTAACTATTCACATAGTGTAGTGAGATCAAAGGGATTAGTCACTATGCGATTTTCTAGGCGTCTTTTCCTTCTATCCTACTACATGTCTATTCAACGTAGCAAATCCTTGATTCTATGTACAAGTATATATACCCCAAAGTACATTGATGCAGGGGTGTCTACGGAATAATATTCCCAATGAGGTTAGTGAACACCACACTAGTTCAGCCCATAACCGAGACCACATAAAACGACCCATTTCCGCTTTCTCGCATTCTATCATTTATATCTTTTAAAGCCCATTGCCAAGTATCCAAAACCTTTTCATATTCGTTTCATTGATATGAGTTCTCAACTTCAGCACGTCCACAAAGTGTGGGAGCGCATGCGCACTAACAGTCCTATATACGCCTTCCTTCTCGACCAGGTCGAAATCTATCATGCTGAAAATGGCGTCGTGCGTGCTCGACTTCAGGTAGCACCTCAACATATTAACTCGAAAGGGACACTGCATGGTGCTTTTTCTGCTTGTGTCACAGATTGGGCCGGTGGACTGGCTATTGCATCTTGTGGTCTGGATTCAACCGGTGTCAGCGCAGATATTCATGTCAGCTACCTTTCCCCAGCAACTACCAATGATTGGCTCGAGATTGAGGGTCATGCCGACAAGGTTGGAAAGAACCTTGCGTTCACAGCCATAAATATCTCGCGAAAGGACAGCGCAGGCGAACTGACTATAGTTGCGCGAGGATCCCATACGAAATACATCAGGACCCGATAACTTTGACGGCTTATAGTCGGAAGACATACCTTTTCAAGaagccttttttttttctcgtaGGGTAGCCTATGAGACCCGCTATCTTCTTTGCATCTGGCATGGATAGCATTTTCTTTGAATGCCCAGATTCACTCGGATAGCGGAGAGTAATTCCATTCGACTAGCTTTAGATTCCTTGTCAGACAGACTGTGAGGCAAGGAAATTATGAATGGATACATgaattatttttttttcccttttcttggTCTCCTTTTCGGGATGTGGGGTTCTACCCATTGAACTATCTTGTATTGCATACTTTATTCATTACACTACTCCCTCCACCTTGCACATGCAGGTTTGTGTAGTTACTACATCAGAAAAGCTTATTCTGCTTTAACTACAATATCTAACAAATTTGAAACATAGGACTGGGTGGATGCACTATTCGAATTTATACACAGCTAGCCTCGGATCATAACACGGTATTCTGCTACACACAGGGGCGAAGATAACAACAACCATCAAAACATCATTAATACTTGATTCTCTCACTTCTCTCGTCCCCCCCCCCTTCTCCTATTTATCTGTCGATACTGCATATCCTCAATCTCTTTTCATGGTATCATCATGGATGATTTCAATGATGCGGCTGCTTCACGAGCAACCGAGCTCCAGCATCTGGGGAAGTCACCCTCAATGGAACATGAGCACGATAGCTCTAGAAGTGCAGCTACTCCTGCACAATCGAACGACCTTCTCAATTATATTCTCCACTTTCTTTCAACGTCTAGCAACGAAGCGTTAC
This sequence is a window from Aspergillus chevalieri M1 DNA, chromosome 5, nearly complete sequence. Protein-coding genes within it:
- a CDS encoding DDHD family phospholipase (COG:I,U;~EggNog:ENOG410PFD2;~InterPro:IPR004177;~PFAM:PF02862;~go_function: GO:0046872 - metal ion binding [Evidence IEA]); its protein translation is MQTSGTRIVDAIFSFRLLVQKAIPTFHNSRIFIPPCLPSNGNVNLLNRQTYRSSMTSANVKDSPSARTPWSNSGSSIPTPTPDHSAKQDVLQRSKGEDHIVTHRHRLSLRFYPKDCPPLKVRWFYAVDSPKRKPTLSDQRGRSAKPLPLPKKFVPFSVKDSQSIEVAFQKLSEIETEREHIQYTHPTGRVQGSSVKVPVNEDYLFDVDVEKRELGPAYWEGPVYEVRRGTWFFQEGSTLKPCNETLATQLEEGYLKVKPWRFDDLHESSTRQSTSSAKHEHDKFSTKRGSNLDSSSLQSTETDVARGRAEKSGHATAISSNESPSYRLFGAYMNSIVTYQDSTTALLTNDDFMSRVSTTVYQTLGGIPGTKVVRGFSEARKQKENSETRDCPERKAFEDPSFNVTEKSSTNFLHKHESAAFQPDQSENISEQSPRSTLERQMSSLAGEPQNAAELEEQARKQEEKEMEDSREVENEDRERTVDHLILVTHGIGQRLGLRLESINFIHDVNVLRKTMKSVYKASPDLQALNSAYPDHATNCRIQVLPVCWRHLLDFPYRGVRQNRKELDLADADAPEDDIYPSLNDITLESVPAVRNLISDLAMDVLLYQSEYCEHIAVIVQQECNRILELFKKRNPSFRGSVSLCGHSLGSAILFDILCHQPSKSLERTNAGTQRGTTPYPRRDYPLDFECEEFFCLGSPIALFQMLKGRTIAGRNTTSITKSSGRPINTEDNLGSFGSSTSPSIHSTGSGFSERCSISSSPKCRQLYNIFHPSDPVSYRIEPLISPAMSSLKPQPLPSVKKSLWAASGQSLSIIGTRVGQSVGSLWSNFTSGVASSLLNRSLGLNSEEIPSNAGAQSQSSPAADPSKANTDTDSSHRYVNRPRTLIEPDLETLYDGFQKERSSRGESSQTSTGDDATCYPDLEERARKLKIEDAKVRALNTNGRVDYSVQEGAFDISLIASIASHLTYWADEDVNHFILSQVLSRKNLY
- a CDS encoding PaaI family thioesterase (COG:Q;~EggNog:ENOG410PQHA;~InterPro:IPR029069,IPR003736,IPR039298,IPR006683;~PFAM:PF03061;~go_function: GO:0047617 - acyl-CoA hydrolase activity [Evidence IEA]); its protein translation is MSSQLQHVHKVWERMRTNSPIYAFLLDQVEIYHAENGVVRARLQVAPQHINSKGTLHGAFSACVTDWAGGLAIASCGLDSTGVSADIHVSYLSPATTNDWLEIEGHADKVGKNLAFTAINISRKDSAGELTIVARGSHTKYIRTR